From Corvus cornix cornix isolate S_Up_H32 chromosome 1A, ASM73873v5, whole genome shotgun sequence, a single genomic window includes:
- the DNAJB9 gene encoding dnaJ homolog subfamily B member 9 → MATTQSVFTFALCILMITELILATESYYDILGVPKNASDRQIKKAFHKLAMKYHPDKNKSPGAEAKFREIAEAYETLSDENKRREYDQFGRHGGQGSNGSPFHQSFNFNFDDLFKDFDLFSQNSRSKKHFENQFRSHREAHNRQRRSFQEFSFGGGLFDDVFENMEKMFSFSDFENAHRRAMRTDARFHGSSKHCRTVTQRRGNMVTTYTDCSGQ, encoded by the exons ATGGCCACTACACAATCTGTCTTCACATTTGCTCTCTGCATTTTAATGATAACTGAATTAATACTGGCTACAGAGAGCTATTATGATATCTTAGGAGTTCCAAAAAATGCGTCTGACCGCCAGATTAAGAAGGCATTTCACAAGCTGGCTATGAAATACCACCCAGACAAAAATAAGAGTCCTGGTGCAGAAGCAAAATTTAGAGAAATTGCGGAAG CATACGAAACATTATCAGATGAGAATAAACGAAGAGAATATGATCAGTTTGGCCGTCATGGAGGACAAGGAAGTAATGGAAGCCCATTCCACCAGTCATTTAATTTCAACTTTGACGATCTGTTCAAAGACTTTGACCTATTTAGTCAAAACTCCCGGTcaaaaaagcactttgaaaatCAATTCCGAAGTCATCGGGAGGCTCATAATCGGCAAAGACGTTCTTTCCAAGAGTTTTCTTTTGGAGGTGGACTGTTTGATGATGTGtttgaaaatatggaaaaaatgttttcattcagtGACTTTGAAAATGCACACAGACGTGCGATGCGAACTGATGCCAGGTTTCATGGATCCAGCAAGCACTGCAGGACTGTCACTCAGAGACGAGGAAACATGGTTACCACATATACTGACTGTTCTGGACAATaa
- the THAP5 gene encoding THAP domain-containing protein 5 isoform X1: MPRYCAATHCKNRGGQSSRDQRKLSFYPHCVDQSPSQACGNLWTVVVTWLSLPRMLNYKQYFTILREARCRFPLHDKERLEKWLRNMKRDSWTPSKHQLLCSDHFTPDSLDVRWGIRYLKHTAVPTIFSSPDGEEKDSSQNSPQQKEDQEGTNVVSEKASVPLEPCTPKKNPVIAQNVEEKAEVVCSTALSKPLQIQNLQLQNESSFQADSVILESSSKQYVHQPNPVLMAAAVQSMEAPSVHTSVEDPGSCTATVLQFTDPEYLNSSLNNALGSVTDYAVENSVPHMVCSGEVQTSEDAVLLSTVTQTIEQFSGSEESVIAIIMPAESPEEPERVNSSFLPLEEEFLDREETELIEYGGNEILQTEHSYCRQDIDRDHLWQKISKLHSKVTLLEMQEVKTLGRLRSLEALIGQLKQENLLSEEKLKMVENCFTTLEVTMIQ; the protein is encoded by the exons ATGCCGCGGTACTGCGCCGCTACCCACTGCAAGAACCGCGGtggccagagctccagggaccAGCGCAAGCTCAGCTTCTACCC ACACTGCGTGGATCAGTCGCCATCCCAGGCCTGCGGTAACCTCTGGACTGTTGTGGTTACATGGCTGTCGCTTCCCAGGATGCTGAATTATAAACAGTATTTCACAATCCTGAGGGAAGCACGGTGCAG ATTTCCACTTCATGATAAAGAGAGACTTGAGAAATGGTTGCGGAATATGAAGCGAGATTCATGGACTCCAAGTAAGcaccagctcctctgcagtGATCATTTCACCCCTGATTCCCTGGATGTGCGATGGGGGATACGGTACTTGAAACATACTGCTGTGCCAActattttctcttccccagaTGGTGAG GAAAAAGATTCGTCTCAGAACAGTCCACAACAGAAAGAAGACCAGGAAGGAACAAATGTAGTGTCAGAGAAAGCATCTGTACCACTTGAACCTTGTACACCAAAGAAAAATCCTGTAATTGCGCAAAATGtagaggaaaaagcagaagtagtTTGCTCAACTGCATTGAGTAAACCTTTGCAAATTCAAAACCTGCaacttcaaaatgaaagcagcttTCAGGCAGACAGTGTCATTCTTGAGAGTTCATCTAAGCAGTATGTACATCAGCCTAATCCTGTTTTAATGGCAGCAGCAGTCCAGAGCATGGAAGCTCCCAGTGTTCATACTTCTGTAGAGGATCCAGGAAGTTGTACAGCTACAGTCCTGCAATTTACAGACCCTGAGTACTTGAATTCATCTCTGAACAATGCTTTAGGGTCGGTTACTGACTATGCAGTTGAAAATTCTGTCCCTCACATGGTCTGTTCTGGTGAAGTGCAGACAAGTGAAGATGCAGTTTTACTGAGTACTGTCACACAAACTATTGAACAGTTCAGTGGAAGTGAAGAGTCTGTCATTGCTATTATTATGCCAGCTGAGAGTCCAGAAGAGCCTGAAAGAGTAAATAGTTCTTTCCTGCCTCTTGAGGAAGAGTTTCTTGACAGAGAGGAGACAGAATTGATTGAATATGGTGGAAATGAAATATTGCAGACTGAGCATTCATACTGCAGACAAGACATAGACAGAGATCACCTTTGgcaaaaaatttcaaaacttcACTCTAAGGTAACTTTACTTGAAATGCAGGAGGTAAAAACTTTGGGGAGACTCAGGTCCTTGGAAGCCCTTATTGGACAATTGAAGCAAGAAAACCTGCTTTCTGAAGAGAAGCTGAAGATGGTAGAAAACTGCTTTACAACACTTGAAGTGACTATGATACAGTAA
- the THAP5 gene encoding THAP domain-containing protein 5 isoform X2, with protein MPRYCAATHCKNRGGQSSRDQRKLSFYPFPLHDKERLEKWLRNMKRDSWTPSKHQLLCSDHFTPDSLDVRWGIRYLKHTAVPTIFSSPDGEEKDSSQNSPQQKEDQEGTNVVSEKASVPLEPCTPKKNPVIAQNVEEKAEVVCSTALSKPLQIQNLQLQNESSFQADSVILESSSKQYVHQPNPVLMAAAVQSMEAPSVHTSVEDPGSCTATVLQFTDPEYLNSSLNNALGSVTDYAVENSVPHMVCSGEVQTSEDAVLLSTVTQTIEQFSGSEESVIAIIMPAESPEEPERVNSSFLPLEEEFLDREETELIEYGGNEILQTEHSYCRQDIDRDHLWQKISKLHSKVTLLEMQEVKTLGRLRSLEALIGQLKQENLLSEEKLKMVENCFTTLEVTMIQ; from the exons ATGCCGCGGTACTGCGCCGCTACCCACTGCAAGAACCGCGGtggccagagctccagggaccAGCGCAAGCTCAGCTTCTACCC ATTTCCACTTCATGATAAAGAGAGACTTGAGAAATGGTTGCGGAATATGAAGCGAGATTCATGGACTCCAAGTAAGcaccagctcctctgcagtGATCATTTCACCCCTGATTCCCTGGATGTGCGATGGGGGATACGGTACTTGAAACATACTGCTGTGCCAActattttctcttccccagaTGGTGAG GAAAAAGATTCGTCTCAGAACAGTCCACAACAGAAAGAAGACCAGGAAGGAACAAATGTAGTGTCAGAGAAAGCATCTGTACCACTTGAACCTTGTACACCAAAGAAAAATCCTGTAATTGCGCAAAATGtagaggaaaaagcagaagtagtTTGCTCAACTGCATTGAGTAAACCTTTGCAAATTCAAAACCTGCaacttcaaaatgaaagcagcttTCAGGCAGACAGTGTCATTCTTGAGAGTTCATCTAAGCAGTATGTACATCAGCCTAATCCTGTTTTAATGGCAGCAGCAGTCCAGAGCATGGAAGCTCCCAGTGTTCATACTTCTGTAGAGGATCCAGGAAGTTGTACAGCTACAGTCCTGCAATTTACAGACCCTGAGTACTTGAATTCATCTCTGAACAATGCTTTAGGGTCGGTTACTGACTATGCAGTTGAAAATTCTGTCCCTCACATGGTCTGTTCTGGTGAAGTGCAGACAAGTGAAGATGCAGTTTTACTGAGTACTGTCACACAAACTATTGAACAGTTCAGTGGAAGTGAAGAGTCTGTCATTGCTATTATTATGCCAGCTGAGAGTCCAGAAGAGCCTGAAAGAGTAAATAGTTCTTTCCTGCCTCTTGAGGAAGAGTTTCTTGACAGAGAGGAGACAGAATTGATTGAATATGGTGGAAATGAAATATTGCAGACTGAGCATTCATACTGCAGACAAGACATAGACAGAGATCACCTTTGgcaaaaaatttcaaaacttcACTCTAAGGTAACTTTACTTGAAATGCAGGAGGTAAAAACTTTGGGGAGACTCAGGTCCTTGGAAGCCCTTATTGGACAATTGAAGCAAGAAAACCTGCTTTCTGAAGAGAAGCTGAAGATGGTAGAAAACTGCTTTACAACACTTGAAGTGACTATGATACAGTAA
- the THAP5 gene encoding THAP domain-containing protein 5 isoform X3, giving the protein MKRDSWTPSKHQLLCSDHFTPDSLDVRWGIRYLKHTAVPTIFSSPDGEEKDSSQNSPQQKEDQEGTNVVSEKASVPLEPCTPKKNPVIAQNVEEKAEVVCSTALSKPLQIQNLQLQNESSFQADSVILESSSKQYVHQPNPVLMAAAVQSMEAPSVHTSVEDPGSCTATVLQFTDPEYLNSSLNNALGSVTDYAVENSVPHMVCSGEVQTSEDAVLLSTVTQTIEQFSGSEESVIAIIMPAESPEEPERVNSSFLPLEEEFLDREETELIEYGGNEILQTEHSYCRQDIDRDHLWQKISKLHSKVTLLEMQEVKTLGRLRSLEALIGQLKQENLLSEEKLKMVENCFTTLEVTMIQ; this is encoded by the exons ATGAAGCGAGATTCATGGACTCCAAGTAAGcaccagctcctctgcagtGATCATTTCACCCCTGATTCCCTGGATGTGCGATGGGGGATACGGTACTTGAAACATACTGCTGTGCCAActattttctcttccccagaTGGTGAG GAAAAAGATTCGTCTCAGAACAGTCCACAACAGAAAGAAGACCAGGAAGGAACAAATGTAGTGTCAGAGAAAGCATCTGTACCACTTGAACCTTGTACACCAAAGAAAAATCCTGTAATTGCGCAAAATGtagaggaaaaagcagaagtagtTTGCTCAACTGCATTGAGTAAACCTTTGCAAATTCAAAACCTGCaacttcaaaatgaaagcagcttTCAGGCAGACAGTGTCATTCTTGAGAGTTCATCTAAGCAGTATGTACATCAGCCTAATCCTGTTTTAATGGCAGCAGCAGTCCAGAGCATGGAAGCTCCCAGTGTTCATACTTCTGTAGAGGATCCAGGAAGTTGTACAGCTACAGTCCTGCAATTTACAGACCCTGAGTACTTGAATTCATCTCTGAACAATGCTTTAGGGTCGGTTACTGACTATGCAGTTGAAAATTCTGTCCCTCACATGGTCTGTTCTGGTGAAGTGCAGACAAGTGAAGATGCAGTTTTACTGAGTACTGTCACACAAACTATTGAACAGTTCAGTGGAAGTGAAGAGTCTGTCATTGCTATTATTATGCCAGCTGAGAGTCCAGAAGAGCCTGAAAGAGTAAATAGTTCTTTCCTGCCTCTTGAGGAAGAGTTTCTTGACAGAGAGGAGACAGAATTGATTGAATATGGTGGAAATGAAATATTGCAGACTGAGCATTCATACTGCAGACAAGACATAGACAGAGATCACCTTTGgcaaaaaatttcaaaacttcACTCTAAGGTAACTTTACTTGAAATGCAGGAGGTAAAAACTTTGGGGAGACTCAGGTCCTTGGAAGCCCTTATTGGACAATTGAAGCAAGAAAACCTGCTTTCTGAAGAGAAGCTGAAGATGGTAGAAAACTGCTTTACAACACTTGAAGTGACTATGATACAGTAA